A single window of Periophthalmus magnuspinnatus isolate fPerMag1 chromosome 22, fPerMag1.2.pri, whole genome shotgun sequence DNA harbors:
- the degs2 gene encoding sphingolipid delta(4)-desaturase/C4-monooxygenase DES2, whose translation MGKTGGRGDFEWVYTDQPHTSRRKEILAKYPQIKSLMGPDPQLKWVVSGMVLTQLLACYLVQDLSWKWIFFWAYAFGGCINHSLTLAIHDISHNVAFGNKLAKWNRWFAMWANLPIGVPYSASFKKYHVDHHRYLGGDRLDVDIPTDFEGWFFSTPARKLLWLFLQPLFYALRPLVVNPKPVGHLEVQNAVVQLTADLIIFYFWGLKPIIYLIAGSILCMGIHPISGHFIAEHYMFLKGHETYSYYGPLNLITFNVGYHMEHHDFPSIPGSKLPQVKQIASEYYDSLPQHTSWTRVLWDFVFDDSIGPYARIKREYKLSRQDKSID comes from the exons CAAAATATCCCCAGATCAAGTCCCTGATGGGCCCGGACCCCCAGCTGAAGTGGGTGGTCTCTGGGATGGTCCTGACACAGCTCCTGGCCTGTTACCTTGTCCAAGACCTGTCCTGGAAGTGGATCTTCTTTTGGGCATACGCCTTTGGGGGCTGCATTAACCATTCACTCACACTAGCCATTCATGACATCTCTCACAATGTGGCCTTCGGAAACAAGTTGGCCAAATGGAACCGCTGGTTTGCCATGTGGGCCAACCTTCCCATAGGAGTGCCTTACTCTGCTTCATTTAAGAAGTATCATGTCGATCACCACCGCTATCTGGGAGGGGACCGGCTGGATGTAGACATCCCCACAGACTTTGAGGGATGGTTCTTCAGCACTCCAGCCCGGAAGCTGCTCTGGCTTTTCCTGCAGCCCCTCTTCTATGCCTTGCGCCCATTGGTGGTCAACCCCAAACCAGTCGGTCACCTGGAGGTCCAAAATGCAGTTGTTCAACTCACAGCAGACTTAATTATTTTCTACTTCTGGGGCTTGAAGCCCATTATTTATCTCATCGCAGGCTCCATCCTATGCATGGGAATTCATCCCATCTCTGGACATTTCATTGCTGAGCATTATATGTTTCTAAAAGGACATGAAACCTATTCTTACTATGGACCACTTAATCTGATTACTTTCAATGTGGGGTATCATATGGAGCACCACGACTTTCCAAGCATACCTGGCAGTAAACTACCTCAG GTAAAGCAGATAGCTTCAGAATACTACGACAGCCTGCCCCAGCACACGTCCTGGACCAGAGTACTGTGGGACTTTGTGTTCGATGACAGCATTGGGCCGTATGCTCGAATCAAACGGGAGTACAAGCTCAGCCGGCAGGACAAGAGCATAGACTGA